The following proteins are co-located in the Haloplanus sp. HW8-1 genome:
- a CDS encoding ferredoxin, translating to MSDDVLRPSDVGDADAPPVDEKPYKIIFEANKCIGTGKCAEVSANWDLDLDTGLARPKTYYVDATALDHNVRAAEVCPAKKGSGVIHVIDRRTDEEIAPDPEGDGTLSVDW from the coding sequence ATGAGCGACGACGTCCTCCGCCCGAGCGACGTCGGCGACGCCGACGCGCCGCCGGTCGACGAGAAACCGTACAAGATCATCTTCGAGGCGAACAAGTGCATCGGCACCGGGAAGTGCGCCGAGGTGTCCGCGAACTGGGACCTCGACCTCGACACCGGACTGGCGCGCCCGAAGACGTACTACGTCGACGCGACGGCGCTAGATCACAACGTCCGCGCCGCCGAGGTCTGTCCGGCGAAGAAGGGCAGCGGCGTCATCCACGTGATCGACCGCCGCACCGACGAGGAGATCGCACCCGATCCCGAGGGCGACGGGACGCTCAGCGTCGACTGGTAG